In Halopseudomonas nanhaiensis, a single window of DNA contains:
- the dcd gene encoding dCTP deaminase, with protein MSIKSDRWIRRMSEEQGMIEPFVERQVRGAEGSRVISYGVSSYGYDVRCADEFKVFTNIHSATVDPKFFDEKSFVDIKSDVCIIPPNSFALARTVEYFRIPRNVLTICLGKSTYARCGIIVNVTPLEPEWEGHVTLEFSNTTTLPAKIYANEGVAQMLFFESDEACETSYRDRGGKYQGQRGVTLPRA; from the coding sequence ATGAGCATCAAGTCCGACCGCTGGATCCGTCGCATGTCCGAAGAGCAGGGGATGATCGAACCCTTCGTCGAGCGCCAGGTACGCGGCGCGGAAGGCAGCCGGGTGATCTCCTATGGTGTGTCGAGTTACGGCTACGACGTCCGTTGTGCCGATGAATTCAAGGTGTTCACCAACATCCACTCGGCAACGGTCGATCCGAAGTTCTTCGATGAAAAGAGCTTCGTCGATATCAAAAGCGATGTGTGCATCATCCCGCCGAATTCTTTCGCACTGGCGCGTACGGTCGAGTATTTCCGTATCCCGCGCAACGTGTTGACCATTTGCCTGGGCAAGAGCACCTACGCTCGCTGCGGCATCATCGTCAATGTCACACCGCTCGAGCCTGAATGGGAAGGGCACGTGACACTGGAATTTTCGAATACCACGACGCTGCCTGCGAAAATCTACGCCAACGAAGGCGTCGCGCAGATGCTCTTCTTCGAGTCGGACGAGGCGTGTGAAACCTCCTATCGGGATCGCGGCGGCAAGTACCAGGGCCAGCGGGGCGTGACGCTACCGCGCGCTTGA
- the apbC gene encoding iron-sulfur cluster carrier protein ApbC, which yields MTQPSRTAIESALAQYRDPYTGSDLLTSGCVRSLDIDGGTVRVEVVLGYAADGLTSGVEQMLQVAMENVEGVESARVTVGWQVDAAPAQGSLPGLHNVKNIIAVASGKGGVGKSTTAVNLALALAREGARVGVLDADIYGPSMGLMLGLADGTRPEVRGGKTFLAPRAHGVQVMSMAFLADDSTPMVWRGPMVSGALMQLLTQTEWDDLDYLVVDMPPGTGDIQLTLAQKVPVTGAVIVTTPQDLALLDARRGIEMFGKVNIPVLGVVENMAVHICSNCGHSEHLFGEGGGVRLAEQYGVDLLASMPLSMMIREQADAGRPTVVAEPECQISMIYQDMARHVGARIATRAKEGRGVPNISISDD from the coding sequence ATGACTCAGCCAAGCCGTACTGCCATCGAATCTGCGCTGGCCCAATATCGCGATCCCTATACGGGCTCGGATCTGTTGACCAGCGGTTGCGTTCGCTCGCTCGATATTGACGGCGGCACGGTGCGCGTCGAGGTTGTGCTTGGCTACGCGGCGGACGGCTTGACCAGTGGCGTCGAGCAGATGCTCCAGGTGGCAATGGAGAACGTCGAAGGCGTCGAGTCGGCGCGAGTGACCGTCGGTTGGCAGGTCGATGCTGCACCCGCACAGGGGTCGCTGCCTGGCTTGCACAACGTCAAGAACATCATAGCGGTGGCGTCCGGCAAGGGTGGCGTAGGCAAGTCGACTACTGCTGTCAATCTGGCGTTGGCTCTGGCTCGAGAGGGCGCCCGGGTTGGCGTCCTGGACGCCGATATCTATGGCCCCAGCATGGGGTTGATGCTCGGGCTTGCAGACGGGACGCGGCCTGAGGTGCGCGGCGGCAAGACATTCCTCGCGCCCAGAGCGCATGGGGTGCAAGTGATGTCGATGGCCTTCCTGGCGGACGACAGTACACCGATGGTCTGGCGCGGGCCTATGGTTTCCGGGGCCCTGATGCAGCTACTGACGCAGACGGAATGGGACGACCTGGATTATCTGGTGGTCGACATGCCCCCGGGCACAGGCGACATCCAGCTGACACTCGCGCAAAAGGTACCGGTCACTGGCGCGGTGATCGTCACCACGCCGCAGGATCTGGCGCTGCTGGATGCCCGCCGCGGCATTGAAATGTTCGGCAAGGTGAATATTCCGGTGCTCGGTGTCGTCGAGAACATGGCTGTTCACATCTGCTCCAATTGTGGTCATTCCGAGCATTTGTTTGGCGAAGGCGGGGGCGTGCGGCTGGCCGAGCAGTATGGTGTGGATCTGCTGGCCTCGATGCCGTTGTCGATGATGATTCGGGAGCAGGCCGATGCCGGACGGCCAACCGTGGTCGCGGAACCCGAGTGTCAGATCAGCATGATCTATCAGGACATGGCCAGGCATGTGGGCGCGCGGATCGCCACGCGAGCGAAGGAGGGCCGTGGCGTGCCGAATATCAGCATCAGTGACGACTGA
- the dctP gene encoding TRAP transporter substrate-binding protein DctP, whose amino-acid sequence MNWRNSCIGVAALALAACGSENKEETEVSAGVEEQTSTGQVEVWRFGLEEIEGSVQHEYGKRFSELVSERTDGAVEVRLFPYGQLGGLTDIYDQVQSGAIELAFGSGFLGGTVPESQLFSLNFVLTEDEKRNTELLNDPEFRKHEALVEAFNERELHPLAIVPEGWQVWTANKEIRTPEDFDGVAIRTMDNRLLRETYSAYGADPTTMEYGEVFSGLQLGQIDANIQPVFAHEEMDFYQVQDYMIFANQAQFIATFMANQDWYEALSEDRKALVEDVVTELVPYIHDVQTRLNSERLSKITENSEIQVIELTEEERAAFRERSIAVRDTFVEMVGDRGKTLMEYLLEKVGDEGNAAAADANEGAATEESQESEPSDQAEAAEEEREAA is encoded by the coding sequence ATGAACTGGCGTAATAGTTGTATCGGTGTAGCAGCCTTGGCCCTGGCGGCCTGCGGATCGGAGAACAAGGAAGAAACCGAAGTTTCTGCAGGTGTGGAAGAGCAGACTTCTACCGGACAGGTCGAGGTATGGCGCTTCGGTCTGGAAGAGATCGAGGGTAGTGTCCAGCACGAGTATGGCAAGCGCTTCTCAGAGCTGGTCAGCGAGCGCACCGACGGCGCAGTCGAAGTTCGGCTGTTTCCGTATGGGCAGTTGGGTGGCCTTACCGATATCTACGATCAGGTGCAGTCCGGCGCAATCGAGCTGGCGTTCGGCTCCGGCTTCCTCGGCGGCACCGTGCCCGAGTCGCAGTTGTTCAGCCTGAATTTCGTCCTCACCGAGGACGAGAAGCGCAATACCGAACTTCTCAACGACCCTGAATTCCGCAAGCACGAAGCCTTGGTGGAGGCGTTCAACGAACGCGAGCTGCACCCTCTGGCAATCGTTCCGGAAGGCTGGCAGGTCTGGACCGCCAACAAGGAGATCCGCACACCGGAAGATTTCGATGGCGTGGCCATTCGAACCATGGATAACCGTTTGCTGCGTGAGACCTACAGCGCTTACGGCGCCGATCCGACCACGATGGAATACGGCGAAGTCTTCAGCGGCCTGCAGCTCGGACAGATTGACGCCAACATCCAGCCGGTTTTCGCGCACGAGGAGATGGACTTCTATCAGGTTCAGGACTACATGATCTTCGCCAATCAGGCGCAGTTCATTGCCACGTTCATGGCCAATCAGGATTGGTACGAGGCGCTTTCGGAGGATCGCAAGGCGCTGGTCGAGGATGTGGTCACCGAGCTGGTTCCCTACATCCATGACGTCCAGACCCGACTGAACAGCGAACGGTTGAGCAAGATCACCGAGAACAGCGAAATCCAGGTCATCGAGCTGACCGAGGAAGAGCGCGCCGCCTTCCGTGAGCGCAGTATTGCAGTGCGCGATACGTTCGTCGAAATGGTCGGCGACCGGGGCAAGACGCTGATGGAATACCTGCTGGAGAAAGTAGGTGATGAAGGCAACGCGGCCGCGGCAGACGCAAACGAAGGGGCTGCGACAGAGGAGTCGCAGGAAAGCGAGCCGAGCGATCAGGCCGAGGCTGCAGAGGAGGAACGCGAAGCGGCCTGA